A part of Neoarius graeffei isolate fNeoGra1 chromosome 22, fNeoGra1.pri, whole genome shotgun sequence genomic DNA contains:
- the LOC132870997 gene encoding gastrula zinc finger protein XlCGF26.1-like isoform X4, with protein sequence METTLIIHLMVSLLKWKILTIKTTSVYRSMQCEQYIDAKREMHVNWMRYVNCARNEEEQNLVAFRYRGGILYRCCRPINPGHELLVWYEEEYTKELSPAPTGTTRQQEVKHTEVKNALLQVFSCSACPRSYTSQIYLNKHIQRCHYKEYVGLRESGEIKYELQIPSRCQPTSTNTLSSDTSHNGIQKEIHHCSDCGKSFGYQDAFKTHQCIHTGGKPHHCSQCGNGFTYRSALQQHQRIHTGEKPYHCSQCGKSFTRQSTLQQHQRIHTGEKPYHCSQCGKSFTQQSALQQHQRIHTGEKPYHCSQCGKSFTWQGDLQQHQRIHTGEKPYHCSQCGKSFTRQGHLQQHQHIHTGAKPYHCSQCGKSFTGQSYLQQHQRIHTGEKPYHCTQCGKSFTGQSDLHRHQRIHTGEKPHHCSQCGKSFTRQSALQQHQHIHTGAKPYHCTQCGKSFTQQSALQRHQHIHTGAKPYHCTQCGKSFTRQSALQRHQRIHTGEKPYHCTQCGKSFTGQSDLHRHQRIHTGEKPHHCSQCGKSFTRQSALQQHQRIHTGEKPYHCSQCGKSFTQQSALQTHQRSHTAEKPYYCSQCGKSFTRQSTLQQHQCIHTGEMLHH encoded by the exons gtatacaggagcatgcagtgtgaacaATACATTGATGCCAAAAGAGAGatgcatgtgaattggatgag gtatgtgaattgtgcccgtaatgaagaagaacagaatcttgtggcatttcggtatcgagggggaattctgtatcgttgctgtcgacccATTAACCCAGGACATGAGCTtttggtgtggtatgaagaggagtacaccaaggaactcagtcctgcacctacaggaacaaccagacagcaag AAGTAAAGCACACTGAAGTAAAGAACGCACTGCTGCAAGTCTTTTCCTGCTCTGCATGTCCTCGTTCCTATACATCTCAAATTTACCTCAACAAACACATCCAGAGATGCCACTATAAAGAGTATGTGGGACTACGGGAATCAGGAGAGATTAAATATGAGCTTCAGATCCCCTCCAGATGTCAGCCAACATCAACTAATACTCTCAGTTCTGACACTTCTCATAATGGtatacagaaggaaattcaccactgctcagactgtggaaagagttttggtTATCAGGATGCATTCAAGACgcaccagtgcattcacacaggaggaaagccacatcactgctcacagtgtgggaatggTTTTACTTATCgaagtgctctccaacaacaccagcgcattcacacaggagagaagccgtatcactgctcacagtgtgggaagagttttactcgtcagagtactctccagcaacaccagcgcattcacacaggagagaagccgtatcactgctcacagtgtgggaagagttttactcagcagagtgctctccagcaacaccagcgcattcacacaggagagaagccgtatcactgctcacagtgtgggaagagttttacttggcaaggtgatctccaacaacaccagcgcattcatacaggagagaagccatatcactgctcacagtgtgggaaaagttttactcGGCaaggtcatctccaacaacaccagcacattcacacaggagcgaagccgtatcactgctcacagtgtgggaagagttttactggacAGAgttatctccaacaacaccaacgcattcacacaggagagaagccgtatcactgcacacagtgtgggaagagttttactggacAGAGTGATCTccaccgacaccagcgcattcacacaggagagaagccgcatcactgctcacagtgtgggaagagttttactcggcagagtgctctccaacaacaccagcacattcacacaggagcgaagccatatcactgcacacagtgtgggaagagttttactcagcagagtgctctccaacgacaccagcacattcacacaggagcgaagccgtatcactgcacacagtgtgggaagagttttactcggcagagtgctctccaacgacaccaacgcattcacacaggagagaagccgtatcactgcacacagtgtgggaagagttttactggacAGAGTGATCTccaccgacaccagcgcattcacacaggagagaagccgcatcactgctcacagtgtgggaagagttttactcggcagagtgctctccaacaacaccagcgcattcacacaggagagaagccgtatcactgctcacagtgtgggaagagttttactcagcagagtgctctccaaacacaccaacgCAGTCACACAGCAGAGAAGCCATattactgctcacagtgtggaaagagttttactcgtcagagtactcttcaacaacaccagtgcattcacacaggagagatgcTGCATCACTAA
- the LOC132870997 gene encoding gastrula zinc finger protein XlCGF26.1-like isoform X5, which translates to MQCEQYIDAKREMHVNWMRYVNCARNEEEQNLVAFRYRGGILYRCCRPINPGHELLVWYEEEYTKELSPAPTGTTRQQEVKHTEVKNALLQVFSCSACPRSYTSQIYLNKHIQRCHYKEYVGLRESGEIKYELQIPSRCQPTSTNTLSSDTSHNGIQKEIHHCSDCGKSFGYQDAFKTHQCIHTGGKPHHCSQCGNGFTYRSALQQHQRIHTGEKPYHCSQCGKSFTRQSTLQQHQRIHTGEKPYHCSQCGKSFTQQSALQQHQRIHTGEKPYHCSQCGKSFTWQGDLQQHQRIHTGEKPYHCSQCGKSFTRQGHLQQHQHIHTGAKPYHCSQCGKSFTGQSYLQQHQRIHTGEKPYHCTQCGKSFTGQSDLHRHQRIHTGEKPHHCSQCGKSFTRQSALQQHQHIHTGAKPYHCTQCGKSFTQQSALQRHQHIHTGAKPYHCTQCGKSFTRQSALQRHQRIHTGEKPYHCTQCGKSFTGQSDLHRHQRIHTGEKPHHCSQCGKSFTRQSALQQHQRIHTGEKPYHCSQCGKSFTQQSALQTHQRSHTAEKPYYCSQCGKSFTRQSTLQQHQCIHTGEMLHH; encoded by the exons atgcagtgtgaacaATACATTGATGCCAAAAGAGAGatgcatgtgaattggatgag gtatgtgaattgtgcccgtaatgaagaagaacagaatcttgtggcatttcggtatcgagggggaattctgtatcgttgctgtcgacccATTAACCCAGGACATGAGCTtttggtgtggtatgaagaggagtacaccaaggaactcagtcctgcacctacaggaacaaccagacagcaag AAGTAAAGCACACTGAAGTAAAGAACGCACTGCTGCAAGTCTTTTCCTGCTCTGCATGTCCTCGTTCCTATACATCTCAAATTTACCTCAACAAACACATCCAGAGATGCCACTATAAAGAGTATGTGGGACTACGGGAATCAGGAGAGATTAAATATGAGCTTCAGATCCCCTCCAGATGTCAGCCAACATCAACTAATACTCTCAGTTCTGACACTTCTCATAATGGtatacagaaggaaattcaccactgctcagactgtggaaagagttttggtTATCAGGATGCATTCAAGACgcaccagtgcattcacacaggaggaaagccacatcactgctcacagtgtgggaatggTTTTACTTATCgaagtgctctccaacaacaccagcgcattcacacaggagagaagccgtatcactgctcacagtgtgggaagagttttactcgtcagagtactctccagcaacaccagcgcattcacacaggagagaagccgtatcactgctcacagtgtgggaagagttttactcagcagagtgctctccagcaacaccagcgcattcacacaggagagaagccgtatcactgctcacagtgtgggaagagttttacttggcaaggtgatctccaacaacaccagcgcattcatacaggagagaagccatatcactgctcacagtgtgggaaaagttttactcGGCaaggtcatctccaacaacaccagcacattcacacaggagcgaagccgtatcactgctcacagtgtgggaagagttttactggacAGAgttatctccaacaacaccaacgcattcacacaggagagaagccgtatcactgcacacagtgtgggaagagttttactggacAGAGTGATCTccaccgacaccagcgcattcacacaggagagaagccgcatcactgctcacagtgtgggaagagttttactcggcagagtgctctccaacaacaccagcacattcacacaggagcgaagccatatcactgcacacagtgtgggaagagttttactcagcagagtgctctccaacgacaccagcacattcacacaggagcgaagccgtatcactgcacacagtgtgggaagagttttactcggcagagtgctctccaacgacaccaacgcattcacacaggagagaagccgtatcactgcacacagtgtgggaagagttttactggacAGAGTGATCTccaccgacaccagcgcattcacacaggagagaagccgcatcactgctcacagtgtgggaagagttttactcggcagagtgctctccaacaacaccagcgcattcacacaggagagaagccgtatcactgctcacagtgtgggaagagttttactcagcagagtgctctccaaacacaccaacgCAGTCACACAGCAGAGAAGCCATattactgctcacagtgtggaaagagttttactcgtcagagtactcttcaacaacaccagtgcattcacacaggagagatgcTGCATCACTAA
- the LOC132870997 gene encoding gastrula zinc finger protein XlCGF26.1-like isoform X3 gives MGVPDRARQTLPPGLEIRKSSIPDAGLGVFNKGGTVPVGAHFGPDQRELVNGEEARNSGDSLVVYRSMQCEQYIDAKREMHVNWMRYVNCARNEEEQNLVAFRYRGGILYRCCRPINPGHELLVWYEEEYTKELSPAPTGTTRQQEVKHTEVKNALLQVFSCSACPRSYTSQIYLNKHIQRCHYKEYVGLRESGEIKYELQIPSRCQPTSTNTLSSDTSHNGIQKEIHHCSDCGKSFGYQDAFKTHQCIHTGGKPHHCSQCGNGFTYRSALQQHQRIHTGEKPYHCSQCGKSFTRQSTLQQHQRIHTGEKPYHCSQCGKSFTQQSALQQHQRIHTGEKPYHCSQCGKSFTWQGDLQQHQRIHTGEKPYHCSQCGKSFTRQGHLQQHQHIHTGAKPYHCSQCGKSFTGQSYLQQHQRIHTGEKPYHCTQCGKSFTGQSDLHRHQRIHTGEKPHHCSQCGKSFTRQSALQQHQHIHTGAKPYHCTQCGKSFTQQSALQRHQHIHTGAKPYHCTQCGKSFTRQSALQRHQRIHTGEKPYHCTQCGKSFTGQSDLHRHQRIHTGEKPHHCSQCGKSFTRQSALQQHQRIHTGEKPYHCSQCGKSFTQQSALQTHQRSHTAEKPYYCSQCGKSFTRQSTLQQHQCIHTGEMLHH, from the exons gtatacaggagcatgcagtgtgaacaATACATTGATGCCAAAAGAGAGatgcatgtgaattggatgag gtatgtgaattgtgcccgtaatgaagaagaacagaatcttgtggcatttcggtatcgagggggaattctgtatcgttgctgtcgacccATTAACCCAGGACATGAGCTtttggtgtggtatgaagaggagtacaccaaggaactcagtcctgcacctacaggaacaaccagacagcaag AAGTAAAGCACACTGAAGTAAAGAACGCACTGCTGCAAGTCTTTTCCTGCTCTGCATGTCCTCGTTCCTATACATCTCAAATTTACCTCAACAAACACATCCAGAGATGCCACTATAAAGAGTATGTGGGACTACGGGAATCAGGAGAGATTAAATATGAGCTTCAGATCCCCTCCAGATGTCAGCCAACATCAACTAATACTCTCAGTTCTGACACTTCTCATAATGGtatacagaaggaaattcaccactgctcagactgtggaaagagttttggtTATCAGGATGCATTCAAGACgcaccagtgcattcacacaggaggaaagccacatcactgctcacagtgtgggaatggTTTTACTTATCgaagtgctctccaacaacaccagcgcattcacacaggagagaagccgtatcactgctcacagtgtgggaagagttttactcgtcagagtactctccagcaacaccagcgcattcacacaggagagaagccgtatcactgctcacagtgtgggaagagttttactcagcagagtgctctccagcaacaccagcgcattcacacaggagagaagccgtatcactgctcacagtgtgggaagagttttacttggcaaggtgatctccaacaacaccagcgcattcatacaggagagaagccatatcactgctcacagtgtgggaaaagttttactcGGCaaggtcatctccaacaacaccagcacattcacacaggagcgaagccgtatcactgctcacagtgtgggaagagttttactggacAGAgttatctccaacaacaccaacgcattcacacaggagagaagccgtatcactgcacacagtgtgggaagagttttactggacAGAGTGATCTccaccgacaccagcgcattcacacaggagagaagccgcatcactgctcacagtgtgggaagagttttactcggcagagtgctctccaacaacaccagcacattcacacaggagcgaagccatatcactgcacacagtgtgggaagagttttactcagcagagtgctctccaacgacaccagcacattcacacaggagcgaagccgtatcactgcacacagtgtgggaagagttttactcggcagagtgctctccaacgacaccaacgcattcacacaggagagaagccgtatcactgcacacagtgtgggaagagttttactggacAGAGTGATCTccaccgacaccagcgcattcacacaggagagaagccgcatcactgctcacagtgtgggaagagttttactcggcagagtgctctccaacaacaccagcgcattcacacaggagagaagccgtatcactgctcacagtgtgggaagagttttactcagcagagtgctctccaaacacaccaacgCAGTCACACAGCAGAGAAGCCATattactgctcacagtgtggaaagagttttactcgtcagagtactcttcaacaacaccagtgcattcacacaggagagatgcTGCATCACTAA